The sequence below is a genomic window from bacterium.
ATCGTTCAGATGGAATTCGGTTATGGCGCAGAAGCAGTCACTAGAGCGAACTCGCAACATCGGCATCATGGCCCACATCGATGCGGGCAAGACCACGACGACCGAGCGGGTTCTCTACTACACCGGCATCAACTACAAGATCGGTGAAGTTCATGACGGCAACGCGACCATGGACTGGATGGAGCAGGAGCAGGAGCGTGGCATTACCATCACGTCCGCTGCGACAACCTGCTTCTGGCGGGACCATCGCATCAACATCATCGACACACCGGGACACGTCGATTTCACAATCGAGGTCGAGCGTTCCCTGCGCGTGCTCGATGGTGCAGTCGCTGTCTTCTGTGCCGTCGGAGGTGTGGAGCCACAGTCCGAAACGGTGTGGCGGCAAGCCGACAAGTATTCCGTTCCTCGCGTCGCTTTCATCAACAAGATGGACCGAGTCGGCGCGGACTTTTTGAACGTGGTGGGTCAGATCCAAGACAGGCTCGGCGCTTCTCCTCTGGTGCTGCAACTGCCGATCGGCAGCGAGGATAAGTTCCGCGGTGTCGTCGACCTGATCGGGGAAAAAGCCCTGGTCTGGGACGATGAAACGCTCGGCGCGAAATTTCACGAAGAAGACGTGCCGGCCGAGATGACAGATCTGGTTGCCGAATATCGCGACAAGCTGATCGAGGCCGTTGCCGATCACGACGAAGAACTTCTGGAGAAGTACCTCGAAGGCGAGGCGATTGGCGAGGATTCGCTGCGCAAGGCGATCCGCGCGGCGACGATCGATCTGAGCGCCGTGCCCGTTCTCTGTGGCAGCGCTTTCAAGAACAAGGGCGTGCAGCCCCTGCTCGACGCGGTCCTCAGTTGCCTGCCGTCGCCACTCGACGTACCGGCCATCAAGGGCGTCACGCCGAAGGGCGAAGAGGTCGAACGCCTGCCCAGCCTCGACGCGCCTTTCTCCGCGCTTGCTTTCAAGATCATGACCGATCCCTTCGTGGGGCAGTTGACCTTCGTACGCGTGTACTCGGGCAAGCTCGAGTCGGGTGCGCATGTGCAGAACTCGACGCAAGGACGCCGCGAGCGTGTGGGTCGCATCATGCAGATGCACGCCGACAAGCGCGAAGAGATCGATGAGATCGCCGCAGGCAATATTGCCGCGCTCGTGGGTCTCAAGAAGGCGGCCACGGGCGATACGCTCTGCGCAGAGAACTCGCCGGTGATTCTGGAGTCCATCGACTTCCCCGATCCTGTGATTGAGATCGTGATCGAGCCCAAGACGAAGGCCGAC
It includes:
- the fusA gene encoding elongation factor G; protein product: MAQKQSLERTRNIGIMAHIDAGKTTTTERVLYYTGINYKIGEVHDGNATMDWMEQEQERGITITSAATTCFWRDHRINIIDTPGHVDFTIEVERSLRVLDGAVAVFCAVGGVEPQSETVWRQADKYSVPRVAFINKMDRVGADFLNVVGQIQDRLGASPLVLQLPIGSEDKFRGVVDLIGEKALVWDDETLGAKFHEEDVPAEMTDLVAEYRDKLIEAVADHDEELLEKYLEGEAIGEDSLRKAIRAATIDLSAVPVLCGSAFKNKGVQPLLDAVLSCLPSPLDVPAIKGVTPKGEEVERLPSLDAPFSALAFKIMTDPFVGQLTFVRVYSGKLESGAHVQNSTQGRRERVGRIMQMHADKREEIDEIAAGNIAALVGLKKAATGDTLCAENSPVILESIDFPDPVIEIVIEPKTKADREKTSEALAKLAIEDPSFRVSTNEETGQTLIAGQGELHLEIIVDRLLREFQVEANVGKPQVAYKETMTRAVSAEGRFVRQSGGKGQFGHAIFEMQPNEPGEGIEFASKVVGGRVPKEYFRPIERGVREALQTGVLGGFPVVDVKVKLVDGSYHEVDSSEIAFKIAGSMGTKEGLRKGKCALLEPIMAVEVIAPESFTGAVIDDLNSRRGRVVGVEARGNTQVIEASVPLGNMFGYVSSLRSLTQGRATYTMQFDRYAPAPGVVVESVLQR